The following coding sequences lie in one Theileria equi strain WA gcontig_1105316255047 apicoplast, whole genome shotgun sequence genomic window:
- a CDS encoding hypothetical protein (encoded by transcript BEWA_051150A) has translation MSEFMESHSVSKLLGAPPGYVGYGRDSVLSSKLSGEKYYVVLFDEIEKADKNISDLMLQILDYGRLTLANGSFVDFGLSDCSRVFDKFIYDFCMSSRKDFVLNSYNKLYGSRPLKRNSEVFFDFISGVEDIFKSGGVVDFFI, from the exons ATGAGTGAGTTTATGGAGTCTCATTCCGTTTCTAAATTGTTAGGTGCCCCCCCGGGTTATGTGGGGTACGGTAGGGATAGTGTTTTATCTTCTAAACTTTCTGGGGAGAAATATTATGTAGTTCTTTTTGATGAGATTGAAAAAGCGGATAAAAATATAAGTGATCTTATGCTTCAGATTTTAGATTATGGGAGGCTAACTTTAGCTAATGGTTCTTTTGTTGATTTTG GGTTATCTGACTGTAGTAGAGTTTTCGATAAGTTTATTTATGATTTTTGCATGAGTAGTC GTAAGGATTTTGTGTTGAACTCTTATAATAAGTTATATGGGTCTAGGCCCCTTAAAAGGAATAGTGAGGTTTTTTTTGATTTTATAAGTGGTGTTGAGGATATTTTTAAGTCA GGTGGGGTTGTTGATTTTTTTATTTAA
- a CDS encoding Clpb protein, putative (encoded by transcript BEWA_051160A) — MLYCTNILKNFILHSLQNHPQKPSTTIYKNKYYHLYKKIKETKTQTNRNAYKHLTLNIFKLTQKTKPTKKKLTKLKTYLIDKNLTNLKKLIKILKKNYLLVLTSFKNILNLIKNNLTFTNKSLTTIENREDKNYVFLPLNHNYITTDKNSLKQIYSKHDLLVININLKINLFKSLILIKLNNKYNKHDDNTTTIIDNIIYIYNIINDITIKKIKKLETTLKDLNLNKKYTNALKTNVIETTTYKKIKNPQHLKIYKILLQEKNLNKYIFYNFLTKFIYGQNKNIKNIITTIKTKSVNKPLGSWLLCGSSGSGKTELAKILTAYLYRTETNLLRYDMSEFKEIHSISRLIGSPPGYIGHEDKDGIVEKIKQCPCSVILFDEIEKAHKNIFSLFLQILDEGILTNSKGETSNFNQTIILFTSNLGSDILKSFTGYSFISSVYRNSIISALNKFLKPEFLNRLNDVLIFNPVTLHSLYNLIEKQIFNFKNFDLSSKVKAFLSCLSYSPLKGSRFILNNIDKIIQTDSNVKVNLSRHNKKFTYIF, encoded by the coding sequence ATGTTGTACTGTACAAATATATTAAAAAATTTTATACTACATTCCCTACAGAACCACCCACAAAAACCCTCAACAACTATATATAAAAATAAATATTACCACCTATATAAAAAAATAAAAGAAACAAAAACCCAAACAAACAGAAACGCATACAAACATTTAACTTTAAACATCTTCAAACTAACACAAAAAACAAAACCAACAAAGAAAAAACTAACAAAACTCAAAACGTACCTAATAGATAAAAATTTAACAAATTTGAAAAAGTTAATCAAAATACTGAAAAAAAATTATCTACTAGTGTTAACCTCGTTTAAAAATATTTTAAATTTAATAAAAAATAATTTAACTTTTACAAATAAATCTTTAACCACAATAGAAAATAGAGAAGATAAAAATTATGTTTTTTTACCTTTAAACCATAATTACATAACAACCGATAAAAACTCATTAAAACAAATATATAGTAAACATGACTTGTTGGTGATCAATATTAATTTAAAAATAAACTTATTTAAATCCCTAATATTAATTAAATTAAATAACAAATATAATAAACATGATGATAATACCACTACTATCATTGATAATATTATATATATATATAATATTATCAATGATATTACTATAAAAAAAATAAAAAAATTAGAAACCACACTAAAAGATTTAAATTTAAACAAAAAATACACAAACGCATTAAAAACAAACGTAATAGAAACCACAACCTACAAAAAAATTAAAAATCCCCAACACCTAAAAATATATAAAATACTTCTCCAAGAAAAAAACTTAAACAAATATATTTTCTATAATTTTTTAACAAAATTTATATATGGGCAAAATAAAAATATAAAAAATATTATAACAACCATAAAAACCAAAAGCGTAAATAAACCGTTAGGAAGTTGGTTACTTTGTGGTTCTAGCGGTTCGGGTAAGACAGAGTTAGCAAAAATACTGACGGCTTATTTATACAGAACAGAAACTAATTTATTGAGGTATGATATGAGTGAGTTCAAAGAAATACATTCAATTTCAAGATTAATAGGTTCTCCTCCAGGCTATATAGGGCATGAGGATAAAGACGGGATAGTAGAAAAAATTAAACAATGTCCTTGTTCTGTTATTTTGTTTGACGAAATTGAAAAAGCTCATAAAAACATTTTTTCATTGTTTTTACAAATTTTAGATGAAGGAATTTTAACTAACTCTAAAGGAGAAACTAGTAATTTTAATCAAACTATAATATTATTTACAAGTAATTTAGGAAGTGATATTTTAAAATCTTTTACTGGGTATTCGTTTATAAGTTCGGTGTACAGAAACTCTATCATATCAGCTTTAAACAAATTCTTAAAACCAGAGTTTTTAAACAGATTAAATGATGTATTAATATTTAATCCAGTCACATTACATAGTTTATATAATTTAATAGAAAAACAAATTTTTAATTTCAAAAATTTTGATTTAAGTAGTAAGGTTAAAGCTTTCTTGTCTTGCTTATCTTATTCGCCTTTAAAAGGGTCTAGATTTATTTTAAACAATATAGATAAAATAATACAAACAGACTCTAACGTTAAAGTTAACTTATCACGTCACAATAAAAAATTCACATATATTTTTTAA